The following coding sequences are from one candidate division KSB1 bacterium window:
- a CDS encoding S9 family peptidase has protein sequence MRVVGVAVIWFAAWAPQVAGPAWGQKPLTATDVVSLRYPEQVALSPDSTRLVYVLREADFARQRFLSHLWLIGDDQEDPRQLTTGDGREVAPSWSPDGSFIAFLSDRSSAGANASAGRIVRLWVIPADGGEASCLSAGERVVAHRWAATGDCLYYVARPSSSLASPANDPLVWPAVTPVDELWMATVPEGERRRVMALGPRVTDFDLSPDGTLVACCTEDEGTTAPWGSLHLRDLETGEVRELTTLPGPAAAPRFSPDGLSLACLTRPAPDPLCSQAELAVIDLVTGRITILTERLDLAVGDPVWARDGKSVYVTVPAGMHTYLYQVFPATRRIADVVRGNGVVSSLSVATEGQVYAYLREDSRTLPEVFVHRKGKLQKLTDFSAQLAPFSLGNQTVIRYQNEGYELEMVVVYPVGYVPGIRCPVLLFVHDGPHQRFVNTLRQELLFQVFANRGYLVAAPNPRGSAGYTEKFGQACRLDIGGGDYRDLMAAVMYLDDIGIGDFVRMGILGIGYGGYMVNWATTQTDRFRAAVAMGGIFNLLSHCTSPARAAWGKTYLGTNYWQEGKPYIERLPALYAKFIETPALLLHGIQDAEVRSQEAIDMRDALSALGKSVELVLYPREGHNLGNEPAHVVHWVERALSWFDRHVMSAQPLNEEEPRQE, from the coding sequence ATGAGAGTCGTCGGGGTGGCAGTCATCTGGTTCGCGGCGTGGGCACCGCAGGTAGCGGGGCCTGCATGGGGGCAGAAGCCGCTGACGGCAACCGATGTCGTCTCGCTGCGCTACCCCGAACAAGTGGCCCTCTCCCCGGACAGCACGCGCTTGGTGTATGTGCTCAGGGAGGCCGATTTTGCCAGACAGAGGTTCCTTTCACATCTGTGGCTGATTGGCGATGACCAGGAAGACCCACGCCAGCTCACCACCGGCGACGGCCGGGAGGTGGCACCCTCCTGGTCGCCGGACGGCAGTTTCATTGCCTTCTTGTCTGACCGCTCCTCCGCTGGCGCCAACGCCTCTGCCGGTCGCATTGTGCGCCTCTGGGTCATTCCTGCGGACGGTGGCGAGGCCTCGTGCCTAAGCGCAGGGGAGCGAGTGGTCGCCCACCGGTGGGCAGCCACCGGTGACTGTCTCTACTACGTGGCCCGGCCATCCTCCTCACTTGCCTCGCCTGCCAATGACCCCCTGGTATGGCCGGCGGTCACGCCTGTGGATGAGCTGTGGATGGCCACTGTGCCAGAGGGCGAGCGGCGTCGAGTAATGGCGCTGGGGCCGCGCGTCACCGACTTTGACCTCTCGCCGGACGGCACGCTAGTCGCCTGTTGCACAGAGGACGAGGGCACGACCGCGCCGTGGGGCAGTCTACACCTGCGGGACCTGGAGACCGGCGAAGTGCGTGAGCTGACCACTCTGCCCGGGCCAGCGGCAGCGCCGCGCTTTTCTCCTGACGGCCTCTCGCTGGCGTGCCTGACCAGACCCGCACCGGACCCCCTCTGCAGCCAGGCAGAATTGGCCGTCATCGACCTGGTCACTGGCAGAATAACGATTCTGACCGAACGCCTCGACTTGGCAGTCGGTGACCCGGTGTGGGCCAGGGATGGCAAATCCGTCTACGTGACCGTCCCGGCCGGGATGCACACCTACCTTTACCAGGTCTTCCCTGCGACGCGGCGCATCGCGGATGTGGTCAGAGGCAACGGCGTGGTAAGCAGCTTGAGCGTGGCGACAGAGGGCCAGGTCTACGCCTACCTGCGGGAAGACAGCCGCACCCTGCCCGAGGTTTTCGTGCACCGCAAGGGCAAACTCCAGAAGCTCACTGACTTTTCCGCCCAACTTGCCCCCTTCTCCCTCGGCAACCAAACGGTGATCCGCTATCAGAACGAAGGGTACGAGTTAGAAATGGTGGTGGTCTACCCGGTGGGATATGTTCCCGGCATTCGCTGTCCGGTGCTCCTTTTCGTGCACGATGGACCCCACCAACGTTTTGTGAATACCCTGCGCCAGGAATTGCTGTTCCAGGTCTTTGCCAACCGAGGCTACTTGGTGGCGGCGCCCAACCCGCGGGGAAGCGCGGGCTACACCGAGAAGTTCGGGCAGGCCTGCCGTCTGGACATCGGCGGCGGTGACTACCGCGACCTCATGGCGGCGGTGATGTACTTGGACGACATCGGCATCGGCGATTTTGTGCGCATGGGCATCCTGGGCATCGGCTATGGGGGCTACATGGTCAATTGGGCCACCACCCAGACCGACCGTTTTCGTGCTGCAGTCGCCATGGGCGGCATATTCAACTTGTTGAGCCATTGCACGAGCCCGGCGCGTGCCGCATGGGGCAAAACCTACTTGGGCACCAACTACTGGCAGGAAGGCAAGCCGTACATTGAACGTTTGCCAGCTCTTTACGCCAAGTTCATCGAGACGCCAGCGCTCCTGCTGCACGGCATACAGGACGCAGAGGTCCGCTCCCAGGAGGCCATCGACATGCGAGATGCGCTCAGCGCTCTTGGCAAGAGCGTGGAGCTGGTGCTCTATCCCCGGGAGGGGCACAACCTTGGCAACGAGCCAGCGCACGTGGTCCATTGGGTGGAGCGGGCACTCTCCTGGTTCGACCGCCACGTCATGTCGGCACAGCCGCTGAATGAAGAAGAGCCGCGGCAAGAGTAG